Proteins encoded by one window of Sorex araneus isolate mSorAra2 chromosome 3, mSorAra2.pri, whole genome shotgun sequence:
- the NRGN gene encoding neurogranin, translated as MDCCTESACSKPDDDILDIPLDDPGANAAAAKIQASFRGHMARKKIKSGERGRKGPGPGGPGGAGGARGGAGGGPSGD; from the coding sequence GAGAGCGCCTGCTCCAAGCCGGACGACGACATCCTGGACATCCCCCTGGACGACCCCGGCGCCAACGCGGCCGCGGCAAAAATCCAGGCGAGTTTCCGGGGCCACATGGCGCGGAAGAAGATCAAGAGCGGGGAGCGCGGCCGGaagggcccggggcccgggggtccGGGCGGAGCCGGGGGCGCccgggggggcgcgggcggcggccccAGCGGAGACTAG
- the VSIG2 gene encoding V-set and immunoglobulin domain-containing protein 2 produces the protein MALLPGSLLGGVLLVVARLSGEKGLGGPGRTPHQVTGPCPPVPGLSVEVTVPAEPLSTPVGTTAKLSCTYRTSVGDNFALEWSFVPPGQPLSESLPILYFTNGHLYPTGSKAKRASLVQSPPTAGVASLQLSQVQPSDTGTFLCHVNNPPDFDTNGLGIINFTVLVPPSRPSCSRSGDTEIGGAVALRCSSAEGAPKPVYKWVHVGSAPTAPPGGMVQDEVSGQLILSNLSLASSGTYRCMATNQMGSASCDLTLSVTDPSRGRVAGAVIGVLLVVLFLSVSMFCLIRCQRDRRKQPKETYVGNDLREDAMAPGISEHASAKPDSSRGLLERSPSASTVSTTKSKLPMVV, from the exons ATGGCCCTGCTGCCCGGCTCGCTCCTTGGGGGGGTCCTGCTGGTCGTGGCCCGCCTGAGTGGTGAGAAGGGGCTG GGGGGCCCAGGGCGGACCCCACATCAGGTCActggcccctgccccccagtGCCTGGGCTTTCCGTGGAGGTGACGGTGCCCGCCGAGCCCCTGAGTACCCCGGTGGGTACCACAGCCAAGCTGAGCTGCACCTACCGCACATCCGTCGGGGACAACTTCGCCCTGGAGTGGAGCTTCGTGCCGCCGGGCCAGCCCCTGTCCGAGTCCCTGCCC ATCCTCTACTTCACCAATGGCCACCTGTACCCCACGGGCTCCAAGGCGAAGCGAGCCAGCCTGGTGCAGAGCCCCCCCACGGCGGGAGTGGCCAGCCTGCAGCTGAGCCAGGTCCAGCCCTCAGACACCGGAACCTTCCTCTGCCATGTGAACAACCCCCCAGACTTTGACACCAACGGTTTGGGGATTATCAACTTCACGGTGCTGG TGCCCCCGAGCCGCCCCTCGTGCAGCCGGAGCGGTGACACCGAAATCGGAGGTGCTGTGGCACTGAGGTGCAGCTCTGCTGAGGGAGCCCCCAAGCCTGTGTACAAATGGGTGCATGTGGGCTCTGCTCCCACGGCTCCCCCCGGCGGCATGGTGCAAG ATGAGGTGTCTGGCCAGCTCATTCTCTCCAACCTCTCCCTGGCCTCCTCGGGGACCTACCGCTGCATGGCCACCAACCAGATGGGCAGTGCATCCTGCGATCTGACCCTCTCCGTGACTG ATCCTTCTAGAGGCCGGGTGGCCGGAGCAGTGATAGGGGTGCTGCTGGTCGTGCTGTTCCTGTCCGTCAGTATGTTCTGCCTCATACGGTgtcagagagacaggaggaagcagCCCAAGGAGACATATGTGGGCAATGATCTGAG GGAGGATGCTATGGCTCCTGGAATTTCTGAGCATGCTTCTGCCAAGCCTGATTCTAGCCGTGGCCTTCTGGAGAGGTCCCCCTCTGCTAGCACCGTGTCCACCACCAAGTCCAAGCTCCCTATGGTGGTGTGA